One genomic segment of Halanaerobiaceae bacterium ANBcell28 includes these proteins:
- a CDS encoding AraC family transcriptional regulator has product MLEIINEVNNHTNTDLNMYTCGIENCQPGHFWGPGVRDHYLIHYIIKGKGRFIVNNQSYQLARQQGFLICPKTISYYQADDKSPWLYMWVGFNGLMAKKYLKQAGLDNENLIFSYNGDKLNKILKKMISIREINASNEMKLTGYLYQFFAHLIDNANINYNKRNKKEHKERYIKISLDYISKNYSHKISIEEISNYIGLDRTYLYTIFKEKLGVSPQEYLITFRIKKACQLMKNTKLTLGDISRSIGYQDPLYFSKLFKKETGLAPSKYRKNIVNEK; this is encoded by the coding sequence ATGCTAGAAATTATTAATGAAGTTAATAATCATACAAATACAGACTTAAATATGTACACATGTGGGATTGAAAATTGTCAGCCAGGACATTTTTGGGGGCCAGGGGTTCGTGATCATTACCTGATACATTATATTATTAAAGGCAAAGGACGTTTTATAGTAAATAATCAAAGCTATCAGCTTGCAAGACAACAAGGATTTCTTATATGCCCTAAAACTATCTCTTATTATCAAGCTGATGATAAAAGTCCCTGGCTTTATATGTGGGTTGGTTTTAATGGTTTAATGGCAAAAAAATATCTAAAACAGGCTGGTCTAGATAATGAAAATCTTATTTTTTCATATAATGGTGATAAATTAAACAAGATTCTAAAAAAAATGATCTCTATAAGAGAAATAAACGCTAGTAATGAGATGAAACTAACAGGATATTTATATCAATTCTTTGCTCATTTAATTGATAACGCAAATATAAATTATAATAAGAGAAATAAAAAAGAACATAAGGAAAGATATATAAAAATAAGTCTAGATTATATATCAAAAAATTATTCTCACAAAATAAGTATTGAAGAAATCTCTAATTATATAGGTTTGGATAGAACATATCTGTACACAATCTTCAAAGAGAAACTAGGAGTATCACCACAAGAATATTTAATCACTTTTCGTATAAAGAAAGCCTGTCAACTAATGAAAAATACAAAACTAACATTAGGAGATATTTCACGTTCAATTGGATATCAAGACCCACTTTATTTTTCTAAACTATTCAAGAAAGAAACGGGATTAGCTCCTAGTAAATATAGAAAAAACATAGTAAATGAAAAATAG
- a CDS encoding alpha-glucosidase/alpha-galactosidase has product MPKITFMGAGSTVFAKNVLGDCLLTPSLNSSEIALYDIDEQRLKDSEMMLKNINKNSNQDRAKIIAYTDRIKALEGADYVVNAIQVGGYEPCTVTDFEIPKKYGLRQTIADTLGIGGIFRALRTVPVMLDFARDMEKVCPDAWFLNYTNPMSILTAAMLRTTDVKTVGLCHSVQICAPHLLEGLGMSAENIQWKIAGINHMAWLLEISRDGQDLYPEIKKRAEERETPHNDMVRYEMMKRFGYYVTESSEHNAEYLPYFIKDKYPELIDRFNIPLDEYPRRCVNQIKGWEDMRDELVNNKDLTHQRSQEYASYIMEAMETNKPYKIGGNVMNTGLITNLPEKACVEVPCLVDRSGVSPCYVGDLPEQLAALNRTNINVHLLTIEAALSLKKEYIYQAAMLDPHTAAELSIDDIVSLCDDLIEAHGDWLPEYK; this is encoded by the coding sequence ATGCCAAAAATTACCTTTATGGGCGCAGGAAGCACAGTTTTTGCAAAAAATGTATTAGGTGATTGTCTTTTAACACCTTCTCTTAATTCATCAGAAATTGCTTTGTATGATATTGATGAACAACGCTTAAAAGACTCTGAAATGATGCTTAAAAACATCAATAAAAATTCTAATCAGGATAGAGCTAAAATTATTGCTTACACAGATCGAATAAAGGCATTAGAAGGTGCAGATTATGTGGTGAATGCAATTCAGGTAGGTGGTTATGAACCTTGCACCGTTACAGATTTTGAAATACCCAAAAAATATGGTTTAAGGCAAACAATTGCTGATACCCTAGGAATTGGTGGGATTTTTAGAGCACTAAGAACAGTACCTGTGATGCTTGATTTCGCTAGAGACATGGAAAAGGTCTGTCCTGATGCATGGTTTTTAAATTATACTAATCCTATGTCTATCTTGACTGCTGCTATGTTGAGAACTACTGATGTTAAGACAGTTGGGCTCTGTCATAGTGTGCAGATATGTGCACCACATTTACTTGAAGGCTTGGGTATGAGTGCAGAGAATATACAGTGGAAAATAGCTGGTATAAATCATATGGCCTGGTTATTAGAAATAAGTCGGGATGGACAGGATTTATATCCTGAAATAAAGAAGCGAGCTGAAGAAAGAGAAACACCTCATAATGATATGGTAAGATATGAGATGATGAAACGTTTTGGCTATTATGTAACTGAATCTAGTGAACATAATGCCGAGTATTTACCATACTTTATAAAAGACAAGTATCCAGAATTAATTGATCGATTTAATATACCCCTTGATGAATATCCTAGACGTTGTGTGAATCAAATAAAAGGATGGGAAGATATGAGAGACGAGTTGGTCAATAATAAAGATCTTACTCATCAAAGGTCTCAAGAATATGCCTCATATATTATGGAAGCTATGGAAACAAATAAACCATATAAAATTGGGGGAAATGTTATGAACACTGGCTTAATTACTAATTTGCCAGAAAAAGCTTGTGTTGAAGTTCCATGTCTGGTTGACAGAAGTGGGGTAAGCCCATGCTATGTAGGAGACCTGCCGGAACAACTGGCTGCTCTTAATAGAACAAATATTAATGTACATCTACTGACAATTGAGGCAGCACTTAGCTTGAAAAAAGAATATATCTATCAAGCAGCAATGTTAGATCCTCATACAGCAGCAGAATTATCTATAGATGATATAGTATCTTTATGTGATGACTTAATTGAAGCACATGGTGATTGGTTACCAGAATATAAGTAA